The Caballeronia sp. M1242 nucleotide sequence CGCCTGAGTCAGTCCGCTACGCAGTTGCAGATCGGGGAGGAAGCCGGTGCATTTGCCGGGCTCGCTGATGCGGTTAGCGATGCCTCTCGGAAGCGAAGGCATCGACAATAAACAGTTGTGATTCCCAGCCGGCAGCTAGCTTCCCTCTCTCGACCGGTGCTGCCGCCTAATTTCTTTGATATAGCCCTGCCTTATGCGCAGGCGGGCGCCACTACCGGCCGAGCAGCATGGCCTTCCATTTCAAGTCGTCGGAAGTGGATTTGCGCAGGCAGTCTACGCGCCAAAACGGCATCGGAACGCCGAAGTCTGTCGCGCCGCGATCGTGAAGATAGATCTATCGCGTCACGCACCCGCATCCAAGACTGTCGCGCGAACGGCCCACTCGAAAGTACGTTCCCCAAACTCCTCGGAATCGTGAACGCGTCGATTCGACTCGTGAGAACTTCGGCGCCCGCCGAGTTGTAGCCGAAAGAGGCCGTACGCGATCTATGTAGTACTACATACGATCTTCTCTTTCGCCTTAGCAGCTGCTGTCAAAGCCCTGGTCGTTACGGGCGGCACTTCGCCGATCATTATCGCCCCCACCACCCGCTTCCCGCGGTATCGACCAATGTACCCCGCAACTTTCGCTGCCCCGTGTGGCGTGACTGTACGGAGTGGCTGCAGCCGCGTCGCGCGCATCTTGCATGGCGGCGGGTTTATCGCCGTCGGTGTCTATTGCTGCTGCCCTGGAGGTCCGGGATCGGAGCCCAATTCATGCATCGCCGAACTAGCCGCTGCTTGTGCGCGCCATGTCGCAACTCGGTGCGCTCATGCACGATGGAGAGGCTGTTTCTGCATCCGTGGTGCACCACATATTTATTTGCTTCGGCGCTTTATGGATGGAACGTCCACTCCAAGCGTACTGCGCCGCCTTAGATCGTTGGCATACCACTTGCATATTCCGAGACGGCTTTCTCAGTTCACGAACGAATCGTCTCTTTGACGGTCGCCATCCAGCAACCGCGCATGCGTTGAACCTGCGCGTCAATCAATCACCAAAGGGGCAATTATGTTAGTTCGTCTTACCCGTCGCGATGCTGGTCAATCCAAACACCGCTTTGCCGTCACGCTCCTTCGCTCGTGCGCGCTCATGGTCGTCGCTACGGTCGGCCTGAGTCAGGCGGCTCATGCAGCCGGCGCCAAAGACATCAAGGCGCGCGGTTATCTGAGCGTTGCGACCGAAGACGACTACAACCCATTCGAGTTCGTCGAGAACGGCAAGAACACGGGGTACGACAACGACCTGCTCGCGCTGATGCGCAAGAAGCTCGGCGTCGATGTAAAGCAACAGGTGATGCCGTGGTCCGGCATTCTGCCCGGCGTCACGACGGGCAAGTACGACATGGCATTGAGCGCGGTGCTCGTCACCGAAGAGCGCAAGAAGAACTTCGACTTCGCGTCGCCGACCTGTGAGGCCGTCACCATGTACGCGACGAAGAAGGGATCTTCCATCAAGACCACGGACGATCTCGTCGGCAAGGTGGTGGGTGCGGAAACGGGTAGCGCGATGCTCGCAGACCTCAAGCAGTTCAACGAGGAGCTGAAGAAGAAGCACGGCGGCAACGGCCTCAAGCAGATCGTCGAATATCAGTCGTATCCGGAGGCCTATCAGGATCTCGGGCTCGGCCGCGTCGATGCCGTCGCCAATACGCAGATCAGCCTGAATTCGCTGGTGAAGACACGCCCGGACGTCTTCGTCGTCGGCCAGGCAATCGGCAAGCCTACGTACATCGCGTGGGCCGTGAAGAAGGGCAACACTGACGTCGTGAAGATGGTCGATGCCGCGCTGCTCGAACTGCGCAAAAGCGGCGAGATGTACCAGCTCCAGCAAAAGTGGCTCGGTGCGAGCTACAAGGACATGCCGCAGTCGGTCAACTGACCTTTACGCCTCTACCAACTCCCATCGATGAACGCCTTCGATTACTGGAGCATCGCGCAGGGCGCGCTGGCGACCGTGCTTCTTTCGGTCGCCAGCATCGTGCTCGGCGTGCCGCTGGGGCTCGGACTTGCGTTGATTCGCTGGGCGCGCGTGCCGTATCTCAACCGCATCGCGCTCGCGTACGTGAGCCTCATCCGCTCGTGTCCTGCCGTCACGCTGACGTTGCTGATTTTCTTCGCGCTGCCGCAGTTCGGCATCTCCCTGGACCCGACGCCCGCCGCGATCCTCGCACTCACCATCAGCACGGCAGCGTTCAATTGCGAAATCTGGCGCGCTGCGCTGATGAACTTTCCGCGAGATCAGTACGACGCCGCCCTCGCCTTCGCCATGCCGCGCAGCCTGCGGTTCCGGCGCATCGTGATGCCGCAGATCTGGCGCGCAAGCCTTCCGGGTCTCGTCAACGAAATGACCTTGCAGATCAAGTCGACGCCCGCGGTCGCGGTCATCGGCATCGTCGAGATCACGCGCGCCGCCCTGCGTGTGGGCGCGCGCACCTATGATCCGCTGCCGCCGTTCGTGTTCGCGCTGGTGCTGTACGGGCTGATCGTGTTCGTGCTGATCCGGGCGCAGCGTCTGATCGAGAGACGTCAGCCCGTGGAGGCGCGCGCATGACCGAACATTTTCTGATCGTCTGGCAGCAGCGCGCGGACGTGCTTGCGGGCCTGCTCGACACGCTCGGACTGCTGGCCGTCGCCGCGATCGCTTCGCTCCTGCTGGGCGCACTGCTCGCGCCCGCGCTCATGTCGAAGCGCCCGGCCATCGCGCGGCTCGCCATGCTCTATGTCGATGCCATGCGTTGCGCGCCTTTTCTGCTCTTCGT carries:
- a CDS encoding amino acid ABC transporter permease, which produces MNAFDYWSIAQGALATVLLSVASIVLGVPLGLGLALIRWARVPYLNRIALAYVSLIRSCPAVTLTLLIFFALPQFGISLDPTPAAILALTISTAAFNCEIWRAALMNFPRDQYDAALAFAMPRSLRFRRIVMPQIWRASLPGLVNEMTLQIKSTPAVAVIGIVEITRAALRVGARTYDPLPPFVFALVLYGLIVFVLIRAQRLIERRQPVEARA
- a CDS encoding transporter substrate-binding domain-containing protein produces the protein MLVRLTRRDAGQSKHRFAVTLLRSCALMVVATVGLSQAAHAAGAKDIKARGYLSVATEDDYNPFEFVENGKNTGYDNDLLALMRKKLGVDVKQQVMPWSGILPGVTTGKYDMALSAVLVTEERKKNFDFASPTCEAVTMYATKKGSSIKTTDDLVGKVVGAETGSAMLADLKQFNEELKKKHGGNGLKQIVEYQSYPEAYQDLGLGRVDAVANTQISLNSLVKTRPDVFVVGQAIGKPTYIAWAVKKGNTDVVKMVDAALLELRKSGEMYQLQQKWLGASYKDMPQSVN